A stretch of Rhinopithecus roxellana isolate Shanxi Qingling chromosome 12, ASM756505v1, whole genome shotgun sequence DNA encodes these proteins:
- the EBNA1BP2 gene encoding probable rRNA-processing protein EBP2: MQRLSYHGRHDLPPKSSAEPPRPRMYPQALPMRILSNPGTFKRRSGSYSNDKPEVWFAAGSGSPNQKLSSSCVGRACGEMDTPPLSDSESESDESLVTDRELQDAFSRGLLKPGLNVVLEGPKKAVNDVNGLKQCLAEFKRDLEWVERLDVTLGPVPEIGGSEAPAPQNKDQKAVDPEDDFQREMSFYRQAQAAVLAVLPRLHQLKVPTKRPTDYFAEMAKSDLQMQKIRQKLQTKQAAMERSEKAKQLRALRKYGKKVQTEVLQKRQQEKAHMMNAIKKYQKGFSDKLDFLEGDQKPLAQRMKAGAKGQQMKKGPSAKRRYKNQKFGFGGKKKGSKWNTRESYDDVSSFRAKTAHGRGLKRPGKKGSNKRPGKRTREKMKNRTH, encoded by the exons ATGCAGCGTCTGAGCTACCACGGCCGACATGATCTCCCGCCAAAGAGTTCTGCTGAACCACCAAG ACCACGCATGTATCCACAGGCACTACCTATGCGGATCCTAAGCAACCCGGGCACTTTCAAACGCCGTAGCGGTTCCTATAGCAACGACAAACCGGAAGTATGGTTTGCCGCCGGAAGCGGAAGTCCCAATCAAAAGTTGAGCAGTAGCT GTGTGGGACGTGCGTGCGGCGAGATGGACACTCCTCCGCTCTCGGATTCGGAGTCGGAATCCGATGAGTCTCTTGTCACAGACAGAGAG TTGCAGGATGCGTTTTCCCGAGGGCTTCTGAAGCCAGGCCTCAATGTCGTGCTAGAGGGGCCGAAGAAGGCCGTGAACGACGTG AATGGCCTGAAGCAGTGTTTGGCAGAATTCAAGCGGGATCTGGAATGGGTTGAAAGACTCGATGTGACACTGGGTCCGGTGCCGGAAATCGGTGGATCTGAGGCGCCAGCACCTCAAAACAAGGACCAGAAAGCTGTTGATCCAGAAGACGACTTCCAGCGAGAGATGAGTTT CTACCGCCAAGCCCAGGCCGCAGTGCTTGCAGTCTTACCCCGCCTCCATCAGCTCAAAGTCCCTACCAAGCGACCCACTGATTATTTTGCAGAAATGGCCAAGTCTGATCTGCAGATGCAGAAG ATTCGACAGAAGCTGCAGACTAAACAGGCTGCCATGGAGAGGTCTGAAAAGGCTAAACAACTGCGAGCACTTAGGAAATACGGGAAGAAG GTGCAAACGGAGGTTCTTCAGAAGAGACAGCAGGAGAAAGCACATATGATGAATGCTATTAAGAAGTATCAGAAAG GCTTCTCTGATAAACTGGATTTCCTTGAGGGAGATCAGAAACCTCTGGCACAGCGCATGAAGGCAGGAGCCAAAGGCCAGCAGATGAAGAAGGG GCCCAGTGCTAAACGACGGTATAAAAACCAGAAGTTTGGTTTTggtggaaagaagaaaggctCAAAGTGGAACACTCGGGAGAGCTATGATGATGTATCTAGCTTCCGGGCCAAGACAGCTCATGGCAGAGGCCTCAAGAGGCCTGGCAAGAAAGGATCAAAT AAGAGACCTGGAAAACGAACAAGAGAGAAGATGAAGAACAGAACGCACTAA